The sequence below is a genomic window from Selenomonas ruminantium subsp. lactilytica TAM6421.
AATCGCAGCCGTCATGATCGTTGTCGCCGGTGCCGCCGGCCTCTCCCCGATGGATCTGGCCAAACGCACCTTTATCCCGGTTGCCGTGGCGACCGTGGTCAACATTGCGGTGACGCTGATATTGTTCTTCTAAAATCAAGAAAAGACGCCCATTATGAGGCGTCTTTTCTTGACAGGATATAGATTTTTGTTATACTTATTTCGGTGCTGTTTAGCGGTTAATATTTGCCCTCACAAGGGGGCTCGCCTTATGAATGAGTTGATTGTAGTACTGCTTCTTATCCTGCTCATCCTGATAGAGATAAAAAAATAAACCGCCCTAGCGACCAAACTGCGGCGGTTTAAGCGTTTAAAACTTTTACAACTGCGAGGGCGACCGCTGGGCGGCACCTTCATCTGCCTATATTATAGCATTTGCCCTATTGATTGGCAAATGCTATTTTTGAATAGACCTTTTTCATGTGGGGAGGAATTATTATGCTGAAAGCTCAGGATTTACAGCTCTATGCCGTGACGGACCGGCGCTGGCTGCGGGGAACATCCCTGGCCAGTGCAGTGGAACAAGCCCTGCAGGGGGGCGTGACCTGCGTACAGTTGCGGGAAAAAGATCTGCCTTTTGCGGAATTTCTGGCCAGCGCACGGGAGATAAAGGCACTATGCCAGCGCCATCATGTTCCTTTCATCGTGGATGATGATCTGGATATTGCGCTGGCCGCAGACGCCGATGGCCTGCATATCGGCCAGAAGGACATGCCCGCTGCCGAAGCGCGGAAACTGCTGGGGCCGGATAAGATATTGGGCGTCACGGCCAAAACCGTAGAGCAGGCCATCGCCGCCTGGCAGGCCGGGGCCGATTATTTGGGTTCGGGAGCCGTCTTTCCCACGGGCACGAAAAAAGATACCATTCCCCTGCCATTGACGGAACTCCAAAAGATCACCGCTGCCGTACCCATTCCCGTTGTCGCCATCGGCGGCATAGATGCCGGCAATATCAGCCAACTGGAGGGCACCGGCATTGCCGGCGTGGCGGTGGTGTCAGGAATCTTTGCACAGGCAGAGATAAAAAAGGCTGCAAGCGATTTACGACAGCTTATTCCCGCCTCCTCCAAGCGCTTCGCACCCACCTTCCCCGCAAGGGGAAGGCTGCCCGCTGTCCTCACCATTGCGGGCAGTGATTCCAGCGGCGGGGCAGGAATCCAGGCCGACCTCAAGACCATGCTGGCCAACGGCGTCTATGGCATGAGTGCCATCACCGCCCTGACCGCCCAGAATACCACCGGCGTAACAGCCGTGGCCAAAACCGAACCGGATATCCTCGCCGCCCAATTGGACAGCGTGTTCACCGATATCTTCCCGGATGCAGTAAAGACCGGCATGGTCTTTGACAGCGACCTAATTGCAGTCATCGCCGACAAGCTCACGCACTACCAAGCCAATAACATCGTCATAGATCCGGTGATGGTCGCCACCAGCGGCGCACGACTATTGAATGAGAATGCCATTTCCGCCCTGCAGGAAAAGCTCCTGCCCCTGGCCACATTGATCACGCCTAATCTGCTGGAGGCCGAAGTGCTGGCCGATAGAAAAATCCATAGCCACGAGGATATGGTGCAGGCGGCCCAAAAGCTCTATGACCGATACGGCTGCAATGTCCTCTGCAAAGGCGGTCACCGCCTCCAGGACGCAGATGACCTGCTCTATACCGCCGAAGGTGCGCACTGGCTGAAAGCGGAGCATATCGACAATCCCAACACGCACGGCACCGGCTGCACCCTGTCTTCTGCTATCGCCAGCCAGCTGGCCAAGGGCGAGACACTTCCCCGCGCCGTTCAACAGGCCAAAGCCTATATCACAGGCGCCCTCAAGGCCAATCTCAATCTGGGCAAGGGCTCCGGCCCCTTGCACCATGGCTGGAACCTGTAAAAAGGCAGGCATATTTTCAAATACGACAGATATCTGCAGGTGCCGGCAGTAAGTGCGAAATAAAAAACTGCTGCACGCTCAACAACGTGCAGCAGTTTTTATGCCACAATAGTTTATTCATCCGTCAGCATGGCCTGATAGATATCGCGGCGGCTGAGGCCTAAGGCCTTGGCCGCTTTTCGCATGGCTTCTTTCTTGTCCAATCCCTGAGCCATGAAATATTCGCAACAAGCCCTTGGTTCCTGCGGCAGTTCATTTTCGCAGGCCGTCACTTCACCGGTGAAGCCTTCGACGATGATCACATACTCGCCCCGCGGCGCATTCTCCTCGTAATGCGCCAGGATCTCCGTCAATGTCCCACGCTGGAATTCCTCGAATTTCTTGGTCAGTTCCCGGCCTAAGGCCACCCTGCGGTCACCTAAGACGCCATGCATGGCCTTCAATGTGGCTTTCAGGTGATGGGGTGCCTCATAGAAAATCAGCGTATCGGGATAGTGCTGGACAGATTCCAGCACTTCCTGCTGCTTCCTGCCGGTCTTGGGCAGGAAACCGATAAAGGTAAAACGGGTGGTATCCAGCCCCGAACAGATCAGTGCCGACAGGCCCGCATTGGCCCCCGGCAGCGGCGTTACCCGGAAGCCGGCTTCGATGGCCAAACCTGCCAGATGGCTGCCGGGATCGCAGATACCAGGCAGACCAGCATCACTGACGCAGACCAAATCATGCCCTTCCCGCATATATTCGATCAGCTCCGGTCCCTTGGTGAGCTTGTTGTGCTCATGGTAGCTGGTGAGCTTCGTATGGATGTCAAAATGCGTCAAGAGCTGACGGGTATGCCGGGTATCCTCGGCAGCAATCAGTTCCACTTCCCCCAGCATCCGCACGGCACGATAGGTCATATCCTCCAGATTGCCAATAGGAGTGGCACAAAGATAGAGTGTGGGAATCATATTTTCGTTCATAAACGCCTCATTTACATTCCATATATCTTCAAGATCTCATCGGTATAGGAATTATCTTCCTTATGCACAATCAAGGGCGGCAATACCTTGAGTCCGCCGGGACTGGCGCCGACTACGGCTTCCAATAGCATCATATTGGGAGCCTTGCCCTCTTTGGGCTGCACCATCTGCAGGCGCTTGACCTCCATCTGCTGTTCATGCAGGGCAACGATGATCTCGCCCAACCGTTCCGGCAGGTGCACCATACCGAAATGGCCGCCGAAGCGCAGGGCAAAACGTGCGGCCCTGACCACATCCTTCAACGTAGCCGTGAACTCATGCCGTGCCCGGGCTACGCCCGAGAGCTTATTGGCCTGCCCCTCACCCACCGGACGATAGGGGGGATTGGCCAGCACGATATCGAAGGATTCTGCCTTGTACAGGTCGCGGATGGCGCGATAGTCCCCCTCCTGCACAAAGATCTTCTCCTCCAGCTCATTGAGCCAGACATTGCGGGCGGCCAGCTCCGCCATCACGGGATTCAGCTCGATGGCATCCACCCGGGCCACCTCGTCGGCAATAATGAGCGGGATCACCCCGGTGCCGGTACCAAGTTCCAATACCTTCTGGCGGGACTTCAAAGACAAAAAATGAGCCAGCAGCACGGCATCCAGAGAAAAGCAGAATTCCTGCGTGTTCTGGATGATATGCCGCCCGCTCTTCATCAAGTCGTCCAGCCGTTCATTTGCGCCTAATACGACTTCTCTCATTTTTCGTGGCGCTCCCGATTTTCCCGGCTGCGGCGTTCCCGCTTGTTGTTCTTGCTGCGGTTGTCATGGGATTTATGATGACGCTTTTCCTTGCCTTCCCGCTTATCGCGCTTATCCCGATGGGGGCGATGATTATCCCGGGAACGGCGTTCCCGCTTCTCATGGCCGCCTTCACGGGAAGACCTGCCCTCACTGAAGTCCTCGGCGATGATATCCGCCGCGACTTTTTCCTGCTCTTCATAGGCCGCCGTCAGGGTAGCTGCCAGACTGGTCTCTTCCTCATCCTTTTCGATGACATCCTCCCAGGAAGCCACGATGGTACGGCCGGAATCCAGCAGGATGGTTGCCGAACGACGCTGCTGGTTCAGGGAGATGACCTTG
It includes:
- the thiD gene encoding bifunctional hydroxymethylpyrimidine kinase/phosphomethylpyrimidine kinase yields the protein MPAVLTIAGSDSSGGAGIQADLKTMLANGVYGMSAITALTAQNTTGVTAVAKTEPDILAAQLDSVFTDIFPDAVKTGMVFDSDLIAVIADKLTHYQANNIVIDPVMVATSGARLLNENAISALQEKLLPLATLITPNLLEAEVLADRKIHSHEDMVQAAQKLYDRYGCNVLCKGGHRLQDADDLLYTAEGAHWLKAEHIDNPNTHGTGCTLSSAIASQLAKGETLPRAVQQAKAYITGALKANLNLGKGSGPLHHGWNL
- the rsmI gene encoding 16S rRNA (cytidine(1402)-2'-O)-methyltransferase, with the protein product MNENMIPTLYLCATPIGNLEDMTYRAVRMLGEVELIAAEDTRHTRQLLTHFDIHTKLTSYHEHNKLTKGPELIEYMREGHDLVCVSDAGLPGICDPGSHLAGLAIEAGFRVTPLPGANAGLSALICSGLDTTRFTFIGFLPKTGRKQQEVLESVQHYPDTLIFYEAPHHLKATLKAMHGVLGDRRVALGRELTKKFEEFQRGTLTEILAHYEENAPRGEYVIIVEGFTGEVTACENELPQEPRACCEYFMAQGLDKKEAMRKAAKALGLSRRDIYQAMLTDE
- a CDS encoding tRNA1(Val) (adenine(37)-N6)-methyltransferase, giving the protein MREVVLGANERLDDLMKSGRHIIQNTQEFCFSLDAVLLAHFLSLKSRQKVLELGTGTGVIPLIIADEVARVDAIELNPVMAELAARNVWLNELEEKIFVQEGDYRAIRDLYKAESFDIVLANPPYRPVGEGQANKLSGVARARHEFTATLKDVVRAARFALRFGGHFGMVHLPERLGEIIVALHEQQMEVKRLQMVQPKEGKAPNMMLLEAVVGASPGGLKVLPPLIVHKEDNSYTDEILKIYGM